The genomic interval TTTAAAAAAGAACGTTTTTTAAAATTTATTTTGAGATTTGTATAAATTATGGGTTTGGTGTTGGAAATAATTTAAAAAAAATCCCTATTCCGAAAACCAAAATAGGGATTTTATAAATATTAAGTTAAGCTACTTAGAAATTTGGAATTCAATTCTTCTATTTTTAGCTTTTCCTTCTGGGGTTGAATTATCTGAAATAGGTTGAGTTTCACCAAAACCGGCAGTTGTTAAACGATCGACTGAAATTCCTTTCTGTACTAAATAATTTTTAACAGAAATTGCTCTTTTTTCAGATAATACCTGATTGTATTGGTCATTTCCATCACTATCAGTGTGACCTTGAATTTCAATATTTACATTCGGCATTTTTGATAAAACATTGGCAGCATTATCCAATATTTTTTTAGAATCGCTTGTTATTACATCGCTGTTTGTCTTAAAGTGAACATTGGTAAATACAAGTTTTTCACCCATTTCAATGCTTTTAGCAATTTCTTTTTCTTCCAAAGTTCCAAATTGGTCAAGATTTACTTTAGCAGGTTTTGAAGATTGTATTTGTATTTTATCTGAGTTACTGATTTTAAATTCAATTCTTCTGTTTACAGCTCTTCCATACGCGGTTCCGTTATCTTCAATTGGTTTTGATTCTCCATATCCAATTGTTGATAATCTGGATTCGTTAATTCCGTTTTTAACTAAAAATTTCTTAACAGATTTTGCTCGTTTCTCCGAGAGGAACTCATTATAAAGATTATTACCTAGGCTATCAGTGTGTCCTTGAATCTCAACATTTGCGTTAGGATATTGTTTTAGAATATCAACTACGTGCAATAAAGTTTTTTCAGATTCTTGAGTTAATACATCGCTGTCGAATTTAAAGAATACACCTTCAATCTTAACTTGTTCACTATTTTTTACGGCATTTTCAAATTCTGATCCATTTATATCAGCATCACCCTCAATTTGTTTTGAGCATTTACCACTTACACCTTTATAAATACTAAATTCTATTCTTCTATTAATTGCGCGACCGATTTCAGTTCCATTATCGGCAACAGGTTTTCTTTCTCCGCAGCCGCCCGTATATAACCTATCGCCATTTACATCGCGAGTTATCAAATAATTTTTAACAGAATTTGCTCTTCTTTCGGATAAGTCCAAATTATATTCATCTGTACCAATACTATCTGTATGACCAAGTATTTCAATTTTTTCATCAGGGAACTTGTTCAAAGTAACGGCTACATTATTTAGTATAGCTTTGGATTCTTCAGTTAATTCGTCTTTATCAAATTTGAATTTTACATTTTCCAAAACAAATGATTCACGTTTTGTCACTGCTTTTTCAACAATTTTTTCAATATAAACTGTATCAACAACTATTTTTTCAACGGGAACTTCTTTTATGACTTCTCTAATACCGAATGGTTCACATATTCTTGATCTCTCTCCTCTATCAAAATACCAAACAATACCAACTTTGAGATTCATATATGAATCGCCGTTGCTGAATAGAAGTCCTTTTGTTTCGTTGATGTGATCATTCCCGTCAATTTTATTATTTGATGCAGTTACATAATCAAATTCGGCTTTTAAACTTACATCGTCAAAAAATTTAAATTCGGCGCCTAATCCTAATAGTGCTTGATAACCAACCCAGGCGTCTTTCATTGCCTCACGCACACTACCCATATATGGATTTGTAGATTTAAAGTACGTAATTCCATATCCGATCAAAACAAACGGAGAAATTCTTTCACACGGTAAAATAGTATAAAGTGCTTCTAAGTTTATCATTCCCATGTTTACAAAATTATCGACTTCTTCACGACCATTTCCATAATAGAATGAATTTAACATTACATATCCTGGTGAAAGTCTGAAACCAAAATGTTCTGTTAAATTATAACCAAGTGTAAGGTATGCCCCAATATTTTCATGTGATGCAATTGATTGATCACTTATTGCCATATATCTAGGATAACTTATTCCGCCGCCTAAATACCAGCTGGTTTTATAGACTCGCAAGCTATCTTCATTTTCAACTTGGGCAAAGTATATATTGGTTAAAATTAGAAAAAATATAAATACTTTTTTCATTATGCTGCCTCACTTGTTTATTACTATTTTTAGTAATTTTTATATAAAAAACTAAGAAATATTTCTTTCTTAATCCATATTAAACAATAAAATCTTAAATTAAGTTAATATAGTTTTAAATTTTATCGAACAAAATTTTTATATCATTATTTAAAAAAATAATAGTCAATATGTAATAAATAGGATTTTTACAATAATCAAAAATTTTATTAATATATTCGCAAAAATTTTGATTATTGTTAGTTTATAAGAAATATGTAAAAAATGTAATTATCGATTTATTTTTTTGCGGATAAAATTAGATCGATAAGCTCTCTAAATACTCCTTCTCCACCTTTATTTTGCAAAACTAAGTCTACTCTATTTTTTATTTCACCTACAGCATCAACTGGGCAAGCAGAAAATCCAACTTCATTTATAATACCTATGTCATTCACATCATCACCAATAAAGGCAACATTTTCTGGTAGAATATTTTCAAGTTCACAAATTTCCTTCATTTTATTTTCTTTATCCCAAATTCCTAAAAATAAATAATCAATATTCATCTTTTCTCCGCGAACTCTAATAACCTCAGAAGTATCGGTTGAAATAATTGCTGTTTTGATGCCAAAATTTTTTATTATTCTTGCTCCCATACCGTCTTTTACATTAAATTTTTTCATTATCAATCCATCATTTGTATAATACAATCCTCCATCAGTAAGCACTCCGTCTACATCTGTAATAACTAATTTGATGTCAAGAGACTTTAATTTTTCCATTTATAAACCCATTTAAAATTGTTGGTTTCAATGAATACTAAATATAAAAAAAAAGGCTGCAATATTTTGCAGCCTTAAAAAAGTTTCTAAAAAAACTTTTAATTGAAGCTATATCTTACTGATAATTGAATTCTGAAAACGTCGTCAATTGAAGCAGTTGGCTGGAATGTCTCAGAAATTAATTTACCGCCTGTTCTTGCCAATTGATATTGAACTTCACCTTCAGCATTAGCAGAAGCATTTTTTACAACAACTAATGGAGTAGTAGTTGTAAATCTTTGATTTACACCCCAATCCGGATTGAGTAAATTTCCGAAGTTTAAGAAGTCAACTCTAAATTGCAATGAATTCTTTGCACCTAATAATTCCATAAACACTTCTTGAGTAACGCTGAAATCTGCTCTAAATACCATTGGTAAGAATGCAGCACCTCTTTCAGCATATTCACCTCTATGTTCGCTTAAGTAATCATCTTGTTCAATATATGAATCCCATGCATCAGCTTGTTGGCTAGCAGAAAATAGAACATTATTGCTATTATCAACAATGTCAACAAAATTCATTTCTGATTTATCGTTAGCAATATAAATAAGATCGTTGCTTGTACCGCCGTCACCATTTATATCACCGCTGAATACATAACTTGCATTTCCTGGAGTATATCCATCCCAGAATAATGAGAAAGTTGTAGCGCCAAAATCAAAATATTCTAATCTATATGAAGCAGCTGCAAAAACTCTACTTCCCGGTGAATAGTTTGAATATCCAACACCTGGATCATTAGGATTTCCGCTATGTTGATTGTTATTCCATGAACCAAAAGCTATTGAACCTGCGTCAACTGTATTTTCTGCATAACCATAGCTGTAAGCAACTTTTGCAAACCAATTATCGCTAAATGGTTTTTCAATTGAACCAGAAAGGTTTAAAGATGAACCAACATCTTGATTCTTAAGTACTATTGCATTGGCTATATTGCTATTAATTCTATTGCTGGTTGTCCATCTTGCACGGTTATCAACACCGGTAAAATAAGTATTAGGATCGGCTAAGTTTGCATTTATATAATAAACGCCATTTACATCCTTTCCGTAAATTGCTTCAGCAGTTCCAATTAAACCAAATGGTAATTTTTGATCAACAGCTAAGTTTGTTCTCCAAATTTGCGGAAATTTAAAGTCTTCATCGGTAAATGCCAACTCATAACTTGATGCCGGATCACCATTAACTGAAGTAGGTTTATAATGGTTAGGATCAGGATTGAAAGATCTTGCAGTAGTATTATCCTGTTGTTCAAAACCTGTTAACACGCCATTATTGCCAATTTGATTTGAAATCCATACATATGCAGGTTTTCCAGTAAAGATACCTGTTCCGCCTCTTACCTGTGTTGCCTTACTTCCATTTACATCCCAGTTAAAACCAATTCTTGGTGAGAATAATGGGTTTGCATTAGGTAATTTGCTTGTGGAGTAGTGAACTGTATTTCCATCTTCATCTTTGAAATTCAGCGCATCAGCTTGAGCATTATCGAATCCTGTATTACCAAAGAAAGGAACGTCAATTCTTAATCCTAAGGTTAATTTCAACTCTTTATTTAAATGCCAATCATCTTGACCGTAAAGTCCCGCATAGTTAACTTCAAGAGGCTGAACCGGTTTGTCCATACCAGGAATATTTGACCATCTTACCTGAAATCTTCTAACGGTAACTGGTGAAGCTGTATTGTTCAAATATGAATTTGCGTCGGCATAAAAATCATCCAAGGAATTATATACATAAACACTCTGTGATCCAGGGAAGAATACGTTTTCCGATTTGTAATATTCAAAACTAAATCCAAATGTAAAATTATGATTTGCACCGTAAATTGAGAAGTTGTCTTGAATTTGGAAAGTTTTATATCTTAGTTCGTTATTTGGTGTAAATGGTTCAAAACCAAATGAAATATAGTTAGATCCGTCTTTTAAAATGTCAACCATTGGAAATAATTTATCACTCTTATAACCACGGCTTTCATCTTGGTAGGTATAACCAACAATCAAATTATTAGCCATATTATCGCCAACTCTTGTGTTCAATTCACCAACAATTGATCTAATATTTTCCAAAATACTGTAGTTTGAACTTTCATAGTTTATAGAGTTTGAATTTGTTCTTCTGCTGCCAAATCCTAATGATGAAGAGTTAGACATAAGCACATCAGTTTCTGAATCTAAATGTGTATAACGTAAACTTAATTTATTGTTTTCGTTAATATTATAATCTAATTTTCCAATAAATCTAGTTGCCGGTGTTTCAAAATCATATCCTTGATATCCACCGGTTTCGTATCCAAAATTTTGTTTTAAATAAGAACTTAAGTTATCCAAATCTGACTTTAAAACTCTAGTCATATTTCCTGCAACAGGATCACTTCCGTTGTTTGCAGTAAAAGTTGTAGCAGGTGTTGTAAGTGCTTCATTCTCAAAGTTCATAAAAAAGAATAATTTGTTTTTTATGATAGGACCGCCTAAACTTACACCTACTTGCTTATAATTAAAAGTTCCGGGATTGAAATCAATATCTCCGGCTTTAGTACCAACTAAACTTTCATCTCTGAATTTGTAATATGCTGTACCAGAAAAGTCGTTTGTTCCACTTCTTGTAACTGTG from Ignavibacteriota bacterium carries:
- a CDS encoding OmpA family protein, whose translation is MKKVFIFFLILTNIYFAQVENEDSLRVYKTSWYLGGGISYPRYMAISDQSIASHENIGAYLTLGYNLTEHFGFRLSPGYVMLNSFYYGNGREEVDNFVNMGMINLEALYTILPCERISPFVLIGYGITYFKSTNPYMGSVREAMKDAWVGYQALLGLGAEFKFFDDVSLKAEFDYVTASNNKIDGNDHINETKGLLFSNGDSYMNLKVGIVWYFDRGERSRICEPFGIREVIKEVPVEKIVVDTVYIEKIVEKAVTKRESFVLENVKFKFDKDELTEESKAILNNVAVTLNKFPDEKIEILGHTDSIGTDEYNLDLSERRANSVKNYLITRDVNGDRLYTGGCGERKPVADNGTEIGRAINRRIEFSIYKGVSGKCSKQIEGDADINGSEFENAVKNSEQVKIEGVFFKFDSDVLTQESEKTLLHVVDILKQYPNANVEIQGHTDSLGNNLYNEFLSEKRAKSVKKFLVKNGINESRLSTIGYGESKPIEDNGTAYGRAVNRRIEFKISNSDKIQIQSSKPAKVNLDQFGTLEEKEIAKSIEMGEKLVFTNVHFKTNSDVITSDSKKILDNAANVLSKMPNVNIEIQGHTDSDGNDQYNQVLSEKRAISVKNYLVQKGISVDRLTTAGFGETQPISDNSTPEGKAKNRRIEFQISK
- a CDS encoding TonB-dependent receptor codes for the protein MPQKKYFKLTLILIILFSFGSLFAQVTTSSINGLVTDGDGNPLPSANVIAVHTPSGTTYGASTRLDGRFFVAGMRVGGPYKVTASYVGFKNQVKENVYLNLGVSTDIDFVMSDEGIQLGEVVVAGERNAIFSSERTGAATAITKEAIKALPTITGRIGDYARLTPQFSRAGVPDGSGAQGFSFAGQDNRYNNIAVDGSYFNNSFGLAGQPGDRTGVAPISMDAIEQLQVNIAPYDVRQGNFVGAGVNTVTRSGTNDFSGTAYYKFRDESLVGTKAGDIDFNPGTFNYKQVGVSLGGPIIKNKLFFFMNFENEALTTPATTFTANNGSDPVAGNMTRVLKSDLDNLSSYLKQNFGYETGGYQGYDFETPATRFIGKLDYNINENNKLSLRYTHLDSETDVLMSNSSSLGFGSRRTNSNSINYESSNYSILENIRSIVGELNTRVGDNMANNLIVGYTYQDESRGYKSDKLFPMVDILKDGSNYISFGFEPFTPNNELRYKTFQIQDNFSIYGANHNFTFGFSFEYYKSENVFFPGSQSVYVYNSLDDFYADANSYLNNTASPVTVRRFQVRWSNIPGMDKPVQPLEVNYAGLYGQDDWHLNKELKLTLGLRIDVPFFGNTGFDNAQADALNFKDEDGNTVHYSTSKLPNANPLFSPRIGFNWDVNGSKATQVRGGTGIFTGKPAYVWISNQIGNNGVLTGFEQQDNTTARSFNPDPNHYKPTSVNGDPASSYELAFTDEDFKFPQIWRTNLAVDQKLPFGLIGTAEAIYGKDVNGVYYINANLADPNTYFTGVDNRARWTTSNRINSNIANAIVLKNQDVGSSLNLSGSIEKPFSDNWFAKVAYSYGYAENTVDAGSIAFGSWNNNQHSGNPNDPGVGYSNYSPGSRVFAAASYRLEYFDFGATTFSLFWDGYTPGNASYVFSGDINGDGGTSNDLIYIANDKSEMNFVDIVDNSNNVLFSASQQADAWDSYIEQDDYLSEHRGEYAERGAAFLPMVFRADFSVTQEVFMELLGAKNSLQFRVDFLNFGNLLNPDWGVNQRFTTTTPLVVVKNASANAEGEVQYQLARTGGKLISETFQPTASIDDVFRIQLSVRYSFN
- a CDS encoding HAD hydrolase family protein — encoded protein: MEKLKSLDIKLVITDVDGVLTDGGLYYTNDGLIMKKFNVKDGMGARIIKNFGIKTAIISTDTSEVIRVRGEKMNIDYLFLGIWDKENKMKEICELENILPENVAFIGDDVNDIGIINEVGFSACPVDAVGEIKNRVDLVLQNKGGEGVFRELIDLILSAKK